A window of Chloracidobacterium sp. N contains these coding sequences:
- the epsC gene encoding serine O-acetyltransferase EpsC: MTHSRLTHAVQALMQAYTSPSVLQTNHGSLPSRDAIIKTLLDFRELLLPGYYGIVAQAATRERVRGLVEDIAAELPKQIALALCHDRKLPREHCAECSDCQAEAEAIVWDLLDRLPALREMLAEDVEAAYLGDPAAHDHDEVILSYPCVQAIFVHRIAHDLFTRGVPLIPRIMSEYVHGRTGIDIHPGAQIGRRFFIDHGTGVVIGETTVIGNNVKLYQGVTLGALSFPKDANGSLVRHIKRHPTIEDDVVIYAGATILGGETVIGRGSVIGGNVWLTHSVAPYSKVVIEEPHIRIVTRTETARTT, translated from the coding sequence ATGACGCACTCCCGATTGACCCACGCCGTTCAGGCGTTGATGCAGGCATATACGTCGCCGTCCGTGTTGCAGACCAACCATGGGTCACTTCCGTCACGCGACGCCATCATCAAAACCCTGCTTGACTTTCGGGAACTACTGCTTCCGGGGTATTACGGCATCGTGGCGCAGGCGGCCACACGGGAACGGGTCAGGGGGCTGGTGGAAGACATTGCCGCTGAGTTGCCAAAGCAGATTGCGCTGGCGCTGTGCCACGACCGGAAGCTGCCCAGGGAACACTGTGCGGAATGTTCGGATTGCCAGGCGGAAGCCGAGGCCATTGTGTGGGACCTGCTCGACCGGCTGCCGGCGCTCCGGGAGATGCTGGCCGAAGATGTGGAGGCGGCATACCTGGGCGACCCGGCCGCGCATGACCACGATGAAGTGATTTTGAGCTATCCCTGTGTGCAGGCGATTTTTGTCCACCGCATCGCCCATGATCTGTTCACCCGTGGCGTGCCGCTCATTCCGCGCATCATGTCCGAGTATGTTCACGGGCGGACGGGGATTGACATTCATCCCGGCGCACAGATTGGCCGGCGGTTCTTCATTGACCATGGCACAGGCGTGGTGATTGGGGAGACGACGGTCATTGGCAACAACGTCAAGCTGTACCAGGGCGTGACCCTGGGTGCGCTGTCGTTTCCCAAGGATGCCAACGGCTCGCTGGTCCGCCACATCAAGCGGCATCCGACCATTGAGGACGATGTGGTGATCTATGCCGGGGCCACCATTCTGGGCGGCGAGACGGTCATTGGACGGGGCAGCGTCATTGGCGGTAATGTGTGGCTGACGCACTCCGTCGCGCCCTACAGCAAGGTCGTCATCGAAGAACCCCACATACGGATTGTGACCCGTACAGAAACGGCGCGCACGACCTGA
- the thpR gene encoding RNA 2',3'-cyclic phosphodiesterase has protein sequence MRAFLALAPDPAAQTVLCRYQRRLTQASWAHQVKWVAETNLHLTIRFLGEVTPAVQAELVGRLEAALSRPGAPGRLELELTEPRWFPSARQPRTLACLVPETPPLMALAALAEVSARDAGLTPEERPFRAHITLGRMRPTLTVSPKLDIAPARTGFRADALVLYQSTLTPAGPIYTEQQRFLLVGPRQTSDDSTGG, from the coding sequence ATGCGCGCCTTTCTGGCCCTTGCGCCTGACCCTGCCGCCCAGACCGTGCTGTGCCGTTACCAACGGCGGCTGACGCAGGCTTCATGGGCGCACCAGGTGAAATGGGTGGCGGAAACCAACCTGCACCTGACGATTCGCTTTCTGGGCGAGGTGACGCCGGCGGTGCAGGCGGAGCTGGTCGGCCGGTTGGAAGCGGCACTTTCCCGACCCGGCGCGCCGGGGCGTCTGGAGCTGGAACTGACCGAGCCGCGCTGGTTTCCCTCGGCGCGGCAGCCCCGGACACTGGCCTGTCTTGTGCCGGAAACACCGCCGCTGATGGCGCTGGCGGCGCTGGCCGAAGTCAGCGCCCGCGATGCCGGACTGACCCCCGAAGAAAGACCTTTCCGCGCGCACATCACCCTGGGACGTATGCGCCCGACCCTGACCGTCTCCCCGAAACTGGATATTGCCCCGGCCCGAACCGGTTTCCGGGCCGATGCACTCGTGCTCTACCAGAGCACCCTGACGCCGGCAGGGCCCATCTACACCGAACAGCAACGCTTTCTGCTGGTCGGCCCGCGCCAGACATCTGACGACTCCACTGGCGGGTGA
- the hppD gene encoding 4-hydroxyphenylpyruvate dioxygenase, producing the protein MSAPKEATRHERAPLAVADFDHVEFYVGNAKQAAHFYRTAFGFDIVAYRGPETGVHDCVSYALQHGTIRLVVTGALTPDHPVAEHVRRHGDGVQAVAFRTPDVVGDFTRAVERGATAHRAPETLRDDHGIAHIAEIAAYGDTIHRFVGRDDYTGPFLPGFVPRLVKAPHTGFLHRIDHVVANVGWHQMETWVKFYEDIFGFFQFRHFDEKDISTEYTALRSKVMASPNLAIKLPINEPAEGKKRSQIEEYVDFYGSPGVQHIAIATPDIIGAVSRLRDNGVELQSVPATYYDTITERVGNIEEDLAVLRDLNILIDRDDQGYLLQIFTKPVQDRPTVFFEIIQRRGSESFGKGNFKALFEAIERDQAARGTL; encoded by the coding sequence ATGTCCGCACCCAAAGAAGCAACCCGGCACGAGCGCGCGCCGCTGGCCGTGGCGGATTTCGACCACGTTGAGTTTTACGTCGGCAATGCAAAGCAGGCGGCCCATTTCTACCGTACGGCGTTCGGCTTCGACATTGTGGCCTACCGCGGCCCCGAAACCGGCGTGCACGATTGCGTATCATACGCCCTCCAGCACGGGACGATTCGCCTGGTCGTCACCGGTGCGCTCACCCCGGACCACCCGGTTGCCGAACACGTCCGCCGGCACGGCGATGGTGTTCAGGCCGTAGCTTTTCGCACCCCGGATGTCGTCGGGGACTTCACCCGGGCCGTCGAACGTGGCGCGACGGCGCATCGCGCGCCGGAAACGCTGCGTGATGACCACGGCATCGCGCATATCGCCGAAATTGCCGCCTATGGCGACACGATCCACCGTTTCGTCGGCCGCGACGACTACACCGGCCCATTCCTGCCCGGCTTTGTGCCGCGCCTGGTCAAGGCCCCGCACACCGGCTTTCTCCACCGCATTGACCACGTGGTGGCCAACGTCGGCTGGCACCAGATGGAAACGTGGGTGAAGTTCTACGAAGACATTTTCGGCTTCTTCCAGTTCCGGCACTTCGACGAGAAAGACATTTCGACGGAATACACGGCGCTGCGGTCAAAGGTGATGGCAAGCCCGAACCTGGCCATCAAACTGCCCATCAACGAGCCGGCCGAAGGCAAAAAGCGGTCTCAAATCGAGGAATACGTGGATTTTTACGGCTCGCCCGGCGTCCAGCACATCGCCATTGCCACGCCGGACATCATCGGGGCCGTGTCCCGGTTGCGGGACAACGGCGTGGAGTTGCAGAGCGTCCCGGCAACCTACTACGACACCATCACGGAACGGGTCGGCAACATCGAAGAAGACCTCGCCGTGCTGCGCGATCTCAACATCCTCATTGACCGGGATGACCAGGGCTACCTGCTTCAGATTTTCACCAAGCCGGTTCAGGACCGGCCGACGGTGTTTTTCGAGATCATCCAGCGCAGGGGCAGCGAAAGTTTCGGCAAGGGCAATTTCAAGGCACTGTTCGAGGCCATCGAACGCGACCAGGCCGCGCGCGGCACGCTCTGA
- a CDS encoding PQQ-binding-like beta-propeller repeat protein — MIRSLSSRTLRLSLGPAALLVAAAGVWFWWSARRAAQEVRLAAAAAGQPDIRSMPLSAPDTSGVVLWLDTSDIQALVEFRGQLYAATNGGLLVLSADGRVVRQLTPADGLPDHALTALAVFRDRLFIGTRTAGLLEYDGTKLIRHEFRRPPAVHVSCLLATPDYLIIGLLDGGLYDFDGSVFAQRFQPPQATPMTGITALHAQGTRLYVGTLAQGLFIWREGSLQHLPPASGLPSPHVTDFAWHDGHLYVATDAGIARLTRDEQLELVSRQANVCSLAVHQGKLYAGLVVGGVVEVQPMTEAMLRAARLSPAQASAKAPRQVRLAVVGERLLALTPDGVQVVSPKANGGFEWERFDRPGSPRQRLKSGHVTSLAFDATGRLWVGTFEQGLDILDPETGDVLRHVQDETVREINYLCATSRLSPMLAATSQGIVAFESNGRVVRRYDTASSMLIGNAVSHLCPVNSGSGPAALAVATAKGLTLWQDGIGRSLTAFHGLPSNYLYCCAVHDSRLYVGTLAGLAELDGLRVVRTWRTDNAELPANWISALLSVDGLLYVGTYGGGVCALHPNGDMVRFPETKGIEVNLNAMATDGERLYVGTLDRGLLVYDLRRRQWRVWQSGLPSSNVTALAVRPDALFVGTTGGLARIERYRFE, encoded by the coding sequence GTGATACGCTCCCTGTCGTCACGTACGTTGCGGCTGTCGCTGGGGCCGGCCGCCCTGCTCGTGGCCGCGGCCGGGGTGTGGTTCTGGTGGTCGGCCCGGCGGGCCGCTCAGGAAGTACGGCTGGCAGCGGCCGCGGCCGGCCAGCCGGACATCCGTTCAATGCCGCTCTCTGCGCCGGATACCAGCGGCGTTGTGCTCTGGCTCGATACTTCCGACATCCAGGCGCTGGTTGAGTTTCGCGGACAGCTCTACGCCGCAACCAACGGTGGGCTGCTGGTTCTGTCCGCCGATGGCAGGGTAGTCCGCCAGCTTACACCGGCTGACGGCCTGCCCGACCACGCCCTGACAGCGCTGGCCGTCTTTCGTGACCGGCTCTTTATCGGGACGCGCACGGCGGGCCTGCTCGAATACGACGGCACCAAACTCATCCGGCACGAGTTTCGCCGTCCGCCGGCCGTCCACGTCAGTTGTCTGCTGGCTACGCCAGACTACCTGATCATCGGGCTGCTCGACGGCGGCCTCTATGACTTCGACGGCAGCGTGTTCGCCCAACGCTTTCAGCCGCCGCAGGCGACGCCCATGACCGGCATCACTGCGCTGCATGCCCAGGGGACGCGCCTGTACGTCGGCACACTGGCGCAGGGGCTGTTCATCTGGCGGGAGGGCAGTCTGCAACACCTGCCTCCGGCAAGCGGACTGCCCTCCCCCCACGTGACAGACTTTGCCTGGCATGACGGGCATCTGTACGTGGCAACCGACGCCGGCATCGCGCGGCTGACGCGCGACGAACAGCTCGAACTGGTTTCGCGCCAGGCCAACGTCTGCTCGCTGGCCGTGCATCAGGGCAAACTCTACGCCGGGCTGGTGGTTGGCGGCGTGGTCGAAGTCCAGCCGATGACAGAAGCCATGTTGCGCGCCGCGCGCCTGTCTCCCGCCCAGGCGTCGGCGAAGGCACCCCGTCAGGTCAGGTTGGCCGTTGTCGGCGAGCGGCTGCTGGCGCTCACGCCAGACGGAGTGCAGGTGGTGTCTCCCAAAGCCAATGGCGGTTTTGAATGGGAGCGGTTTGACCGTCCGGGAAGTCCGAGGCAACGTCTGAAGTCCGGCCATGTGACCAGCCTGGCCTTTGATGCCACCGGACGGCTCTGGGTCGGCACGTTCGAGCAGGGGCTGGACATTCTGGACCCCGAAACCGGCGACGTGCTGCGCCACGTGCAGGATGAAACCGTACGCGAAATCAACTACCTGTGCGCCACGTCGCGTCTGTCGCCGATGCTGGCGGCAACCTCGCAGGGAATTGTGGCTTTTGAGTCCAACGGCCGCGTGGTACGGCGCTACGATACCGCCTCGTCCATGCTGATCGGCAATGCCGTCTCACATCTGTGTCCGGTCAATAGCGGAAGCGGCCCGGCGGCGCTGGCCGTGGCCACAGCCAAGGGGCTGACCCTCTGGCAGGATGGCATCGGCCGCAGTCTGACGGCCTTTCACGGGCTTCCAAGCAACTACCTGTACTGCTGCGCCGTGCATGACAGCCGGCTCTACGTTGGGACGCTCGCTGGACTGGCAGAACTCGACGGGCTGCGCGTAGTGCGGACGTGGCGCACCGACAACGCGGAACTGCCGGCCAACTGGATTAGCGCCCTTCTGAGTGTGGACGGCCTGCTCTACGTCGGGACCTACGGCGGCGGCGTCTGCGCCCTGCATCCGAATGGCGACATGGTGCGCTTTCCTGAAACGAAAGGCATCGAAGTCAACCTCAACGCCATGGCGACGGATGGCGAGCGGCTGTACGTCGGAACACTCGACCGTGGTCTGCTGGTGTATGACCTTCGGCGGCGGCAATGGCGTGTCTGGCAGAGCGGACTGCCCTCGTCCAACGTCACGGCGCTGGCGGTTCGTCCTGACGCCCTGTTTGTGGGGACGACCGGCGGCCTGGCCCGCATTGAAAGGTATCGTTTTGAGTAG